A genomic segment from Gracilimonas sediminicola encodes:
- a CDS encoding FAD-binding and (Fe-S)-binding domain-containing protein, with product MIQRDNLTRQLYAQDASMYQEFPEGVSFPKSGEDIRRLVKKANEDKFTITARSAGTSLAGQTTGGGVIMDVSRYMNQILTLDGEQHIAHVQPGVIRDTLNREAAKHQLLFGPDTATTNRCMIGGMIGNNSSGSYSIKYKTTREHTLEIEAVLSDGSTAIFKPLTSEELEEKKKLENLEGHIYRSMLRLIERNRELIQNSYPHPEIIRRNTGYALDKLCEMQPFDPNGRKFNLCELLCGSEGTLAMTVSARLNLSTLDQHKLVVVPQFETLEEAMRAAVEIVNFDPAAVELVDHIILNATKGNIEQRKNRFFLEGEPNYILITQFEGNDPEELQKKAEQVSAKLSEKSLGYAYPIIPEEDKMKRVWELRRAGLGLLMGLGSDGRSPSFCEDTAVRVQDLPEYVKEFRTILDKHNTKCVFYAHASVGELHLRPQIDITTETGLNTMKTMADEIADLVKKYNGSLSGEHGDGRVRAPYIEKILGREMLPVLRQVKEIWDPEYIFNPGKIVKPKPIDQDLRFSPSYQKPEPETVLSWRKEGDFGSAMELCNGAGVCRKLAESGGTMCPSYQATKDEKDSTRGRANVFRQVFAGENPAGYESEELKEALDLCLSCKACKSECPANVDMAKMKTEFMNGWHQKNGSTLKERFFADAAKVFPLASITPKIANKVAGSAIGKKVLEGVFGIDSRRDLPKFANQTFRGWFKKHRRNGAVKSDEKVVLFVDVFTNYNDPEIGKSAVSVLEHMGYEVLIPKAMETGRPQLSKGFLDEAKSICGEVLEEFTEYVEAGIPVVGLEPSEILTVRDEFLELCSDEQLPLAEKLAGQSHLFEEFVARNKSRLSPKAQNQTVTLHGHCHAKALVGNDPTVEALSAVGFTVDVLETGCCGMAGSFGYEKDHYDVSQEIGGLVLFPTLQKQKDPLVCAPGFSCRHQIKDGVNIKSYHPAELIHRSLS from the coding sequence TTGATTCAACGCGACAACCTTACCCGCCAGCTGTATGCACAGGATGCTTCCATGTATCAGGAATTTCCGGAAGGAGTTTCTTTTCCCAAATCCGGCGAGGATATCCGGCGATTGGTAAAAAAAGCCAACGAAGATAAGTTCACAATTACAGCCAGAAGTGCGGGAACCAGCCTGGCCGGGCAGACTACCGGTGGCGGTGTCATCATGGACGTATCTCGCTATATGAATCAAATTCTTACGCTTGATGGCGAGCAACATATAGCTCATGTACAGCCGGGTGTTATCCGCGATACGCTAAACCGGGAAGCGGCGAAACATCAACTTCTTTTCGGGCCCGACACAGCTACAACCAACCGCTGTATGATTGGCGGGATGATTGGAAACAACTCCTCGGGTTCCTATTCCATCAAGTACAAAACCACGCGCGAGCATACTCTCGAAATTGAAGCTGTATTGAGTGACGGCTCGACGGCTATTTTTAAACCGCTGACATCCGAAGAGCTCGAGGAGAAAAAGAAACTCGAAAACTTAGAAGGGCATATTTACCGTTCTATGCTCAGGCTGATAGAGCGAAACCGTGAGCTGATTCAAAACAGTTATCCCCATCCGGAAATCATTCGCCGAAACACCGGTTACGCTCTGGATAAACTTTGTGAGATGCAGCCGTTTGATCCCAACGGCCGAAAATTCAACCTCTGTGAATTACTTTGTGGAAGTGAGGGGACCCTGGCTATGACGGTTTCTGCCAGACTGAACCTGAGTACATTGGATCAGCACAAGCTTGTGGTCGTTCCACAGTTCGAAACGCTGGAAGAGGCGATGCGTGCGGCCGTTGAGATTGTAAATTTTGATCCGGCAGCTGTCGAACTGGTAGATCATATCATTTTGAATGCCACCAAAGGCAATATTGAACAGCGCAAGAACAGGTTCTTTTTGGAGGGTGAACCCAACTATATCCTCATCACTCAGTTTGAAGGTAATGATCCTGAGGAGCTCCAAAAGAAGGCTGAGCAAGTTTCGGCTAAGCTGAGTGAAAAATCTTTGGGATATGCCTATCCAATCATTCCGGAAGAAGATAAAATGAAAAGGGTATGGGAGCTGAGAAGGGCCGGCCTTGGGTTGTTGATGGGCCTGGGATCAGATGGACGTTCTCCGTCATTTTGTGAAGACACCGCCGTTCGTGTTCAGGATTTGCCGGAATACGTAAAAGAATTTCGGACCATTTTGGATAAGCATAACACAAAGTGCGTGTTCTATGCGCATGCTTCGGTTGGGGAATTGCATTTACGCCCCCAAATTGATATCACTACCGAAACCGGGCTGAATACCATGAAAACCATGGCAGATGAAATAGCCGACCTGGTGAAGAAATACAATGGTTCTTTATCTGGAGAACATGGAGACGGACGAGTGAGAGCTCCATATATCGAAAAGATTTTGGGCAGAGAAATGCTGCCGGTTCTCAGGCAGGTAAAAGAAATCTGGGACCCGGAGTACATTTTTAATCCCGGTAAAATCGTAAAGCCCAAACCTATTGATCAGGATTTGCGGTTCTCGCCTTCCTACCAAAAACCCGAGCCGGAAACGGTACTTTCCTGGCGTAAAGAAGGTGATTTCGGCAGCGCCATGGAGCTTTGTAATGGTGCCGGTGTATGCCGCAAGCTGGCCGAGAGTGGCGGAACGATGTGTCCTTCCTATCAGGCAACCAAAGACGAAAAAGATTCAACCCGGGGAAGGGCAAATGTATTTCGACAGGTTTTTGCGGGAGAAAATCCTGCGGGATATGAATCAGAGGAACTGAAGGAAGCTCTGGATTTATGCCTGAGCTGCAAGGCGTGCAAAAGTGAGTGCCCTGCCAATGTGGATATGGCCAAAATGAAGACCGAGTTCATGAACGGCTGGCATCAAAAAAATGGATCAACATTGAAAGAGCGCTTCTTTGCGGATGCTGCCAAGGTTTTTCCACTGGCTTCTATCACCCCAAAAATTGCCAATAAAGTGGCGGGTTCAGCAATAGGCAAAAAAGTGTTGGAAGGAGTATTCGGGATTGATTCCCGGCGTGACCTCCCCAAATTCGCCAATCAAACGTTTCGGGGGTGGTTTAAAAAGCATCGCCGGAATGGAGCAGTGAAAAGTGACGAGAAAGTAGTGCTGTTTGTGGATGTATTCACAAATTACAATGATCCTGAAATTGGTAAGTCAGCTGTGAGCGTGTTGGAGCATATGGGATATGAGGTGCTTATCCCGAAAGCGATGGAAACCGGCCGCCCGCAGCTATCCAAAGGTTTTCTTGATGAAGCTAAATCCATTTGCGGGGAAGTACTGGAAGAGTTTACAGAATATGTGGAAGCCGGCATACCGGTGGTAGGACTGGAGCCTTCTGAAATATTGACCGTTCGGGATGAATTCCTGGAGCTTTGTTCGGATGAACAACTACCCCTGGCTGAAAAACTGGCCGGTCAATCACACCTCTTTGAGGAGTTTGTGGCTCGGAATAAGTCGCGATTGTCTCCAAAAGCCCAGAACCAAACCGTAACCCTTCACGGGCATTGCCACGCAAAAGCTCTTGTCGGAAATGACCCAACTGTTGAAGCTTTATCGGCTGTCGGCTTTACTGTGGATGTACTGGAGACAGGTTGCTGTGGGATGGCTGGCAGTTTTGGGTATGAAAAGGATCATTATGATGTATCTCAGGAAATTGGTGGGTTGGTTTTATTCCCGACTCTGCAAAAGCAAAAAGATCCTTTAGTTTGTGCCCCGGGCTTCTCTTGCCGTCATCAAATTAAAGACGGGGTAAATATTAAATCTTACCATCCGGCGGAACTTATCCATCGTAGCTTGTCTTAA
- a CDS encoding four helix bundle protein, which translates to MSAVKENVIQTKSFQFSLQIIELFRKLQAEREYIISKQLIRSGTSIGANVEEAIAGQSKKDFLSKLSISLKEARETHYWLRLLKESELTNLNVDAYLDASFELISILSAIVKTTRQKLQ; encoded by the coding sequence ATGAGTGCCGTAAAAGAGAATGTAATTCAAACTAAGAGCTTCCAGTTCTCACTACAAATTATCGAGTTGTTTCGGAAGTTACAGGCTGAACGAGAGTATATTATATCTAAACAGTTAATCAGATCCGGAACCAGTATTGGGGCTAATGTAGAAGAAGCTATTGCAGGACAGTCGAAAAAGGATTTTTTATCAAAATTATCTATTTCTTTAAAAGAAGCTCGCGAAACTCATTATTGGCTGAGGTTATTAAAAGAAAGTGAACTAACTAATCTTAATGTCGATGCTTATCTTGATGCCTCTTTTGAATTAATCAGTATCTTGTCCGCAATCGTGAAAACAACGAGACAAAAGCTTCAATAA
- the recN gene encoding DNA repair protein RecN: MIKSLYIKDFALIDELEVDFEEGLNILTGQTGAGKSIIIGALNMILGERADTDVIRQGKDKAISEATIRVGEDADLKALLEENEVEFSEYLILRREIRNTGSRAFINDTPVNISVLKAAGDLLVDLHGQHDHQLLLKEENHQGVIDGFGEVEPILKEYKAEYKKMTELQKELRSLQKRENELQEKTELYRFQVQELEEARLGEIDLEQLESEMNLLDNAEVLDQKAAAISEMADADDGNIVQLLNFLKLNLEDLARIEPEFENYLKEINAARVSVNEAIAFAERYRNSIEFNPKRLEELRRRQSELNRLQKKYQRDLPQLISYLHEIQRELSIADNFDLEIEKLENQIQMQAKELKDKAVLLHQTRLKIGEELAVQIQQELAKVGIPHSKLDVRVDWLLSDNGWIEVEGKQIECNETGCDDVRMFISTNKGEEPKPLAKIASGGEISRVMLALKSILAKEQSLPVMIFDEIDTGISGEISEKVGASMRKLSEHCQIIAITHQPQIASQAHKHYKVAKAEEGERTVSKIIPLSDEEHIHEIASLMSGSQISESALNSARELIEKNTFKN, encoded by the coding sequence ATGATTAAATCACTATACATAAAAGATTTTGCGCTCATTGATGAGTTGGAGGTCGATTTTGAGGAAGGGCTGAATATTTTGACCGGACAGACGGGTGCCGGGAAGTCGATTATTATTGGAGCATTGAATATGATTCTGGGTGAACGGGCCGACACCGATGTGATCCGCCAGGGAAAAGACAAAGCCATTTCAGAAGCAACTATTCGTGTTGGTGAAGATGCTGATTTAAAAGCCCTGCTTGAAGAAAACGAGGTTGAATTCAGTGAATACCTCATACTGCGCCGTGAAATTCGGAATACAGGAAGCCGTGCTTTTATTAATGATACTCCGGTTAACATAAGCGTACTGAAAGCAGCTGGAGATTTACTGGTCGATTTACACGGACAGCACGATCATCAACTTCTGCTCAAAGAAGAAAATCATCAGGGAGTAATTGATGGTTTTGGTGAAGTGGAGCCCATTCTTAAAGAGTACAAGGCTGAGTACAAGAAAATGACCGAGCTGCAAAAAGAGCTACGGTCACTTCAAAAAAGAGAAAACGAGCTTCAGGAAAAAACAGAACTGTACCGGTTCCAGGTTCAGGAACTGGAAGAAGCACGGCTTGGGGAAATAGACCTGGAACAGCTGGAGTCGGAGATGAATCTGCTGGATAATGCAGAAGTGCTTGATCAGAAGGCAGCTGCTATATCCGAGATGGCAGATGCTGATGACGGCAACATCGTACAGCTGTTGAATTTTCTGAAGCTGAACCTGGAAGACCTTGCCCGCATTGAACCGGAATTCGAGAACTACCTGAAAGAAATAAATGCAGCCCGTGTAAGTGTAAATGAAGCCATTGCTTTTGCTGAACGGTACCGCAACAGTATTGAGTTCAACCCAAAGAGACTGGAAGAGCTCCGCCGGCGACAGTCGGAACTGAACCGCCTTCAGAAAAAATATCAGCGGGATTTACCGCAGCTCATCAGCTACCTGCATGAAATTCAGCGTGAGCTTTCCATTGCTGATAACTTCGACCTTGAAATCGAGAAGCTTGAAAATCAAATTCAAATGCAGGCGAAGGAGCTAAAAGACAAGGCCGTTCTGCTCCACCAAACCCGGCTTAAGATTGGAGAAGAGCTTGCTGTTCAGATTCAGCAGGAGCTGGCCAAAGTGGGAATTCCTCATTCCAAACTGGATGTACGGGTAGATTGGCTGTTATCCGACAATGGCTGGATTGAGGTGGAAGGCAAACAGATAGAGTGTAACGAAACCGGCTGCGATGATGTTCGCATGTTCATATCCACTAATAAAGGCGAGGAACCTAAGCCACTGGCCAAAATTGCTTCGGGCGGCGAGATCAGTCGGGTAATGCTGGCGTTGAAGTCTATTCTGGCAAAAGAGCAAAGCCTGCCGGTTATGATATTTGATGAAATTGATACCGGAATCAGCGGGGAGATCTCTGAAAAAGTGGGAGCTTCCATGCGTAAGTTATCGGAGCACTGCCAGATTATTGCGATCACGCACCAGCCTCAAATTGCAAGTCAGGCCCACAAACACTACAAAGTAGCTAAAGCTGAAGAGGGCGAACGAACCGTTTCGAAAATCATTCCGCTTTCAGATGAAGAGCATATCCATGAAATAGCCAGCTTAATGAGCGGTTCCCAAATTTCAGAATCGGCCCTTAACAGCGCCCGTGAACTTATAGAGAAGAATACCTTTAAAAATTGA
- a CDS encoding NAD(P)/FAD-dependent oxidoreductase, whose translation MSEENLQVAVIGGGAAGFFSAISAKRHHPEAKVTIYEKTDKLLAKVRISGGGRCNVTHHCFDIRELVKFYPRGERPLKKAFGMWSPTNTVEWFENRGVELKTESDGRMFPVTDDSQTIINCLMEETQKLGIGIKTKSNIKSISKTENGYELGFHRGGRTSADKVIVATGGSPRSKGFDWLRELGHDIEEPVPSLFTFNMPDEPIKELMGVVAEPVAIKIMGSNLSSSGPLLITHWGMSGPAVLKLSAFGARDFHEMDYEFKILVNWTGERPEQEVRSILKEVEDNHPKKKISNVNPFELPGRLWEFLLGKLNLGDDMIWQNMGKKNINRLVHLLTNDVYQVKGKTTFKEEFVTCGGISLTDVDMKTMESRKSPDLYFAGEVLDIDGVTGGFNFQAAWTTGYIAGKLG comes from the coding sequence ATGAGTGAAGAGAATCTACAAGTTGCGGTTATAGGCGGGGGAGCGGCCGGCTTTTTCAGTGCCATTTCCGCAAAGCGCCATCATCCTGAAGCTAAAGTTACTATTTATGAAAAAACGGATAAACTGCTCGCCAAGGTGCGAATTTCCGGAGGCGGAAGATGTAATGTAACCCACCATTGTTTTGATATTCGGGAATTGGTGAAGTTTTATCCGAGAGGAGAGCGGCCACTTAAAAAAGCCTTCGGGATGTGGTCCCCAACCAACACGGTGGAATGGTTCGAAAACCGGGGTGTTGAGCTTAAAACTGAATCGGACGGCCGCATGTTTCCGGTCACCGACGATTCCCAAACCATCATTAATTGCCTGATGGAGGAAACGCAAAAGTTAGGAATAGGAATCAAAACCAAGTCGAATATTAAGAGCATCAGTAAAACCGAAAATGGATATGAGTTGGGATTTCATCGAGGTGGCCGAACATCAGCTGATAAAGTAATTGTGGCAACCGGAGGCAGTCCTCGATCCAAAGGGTTTGATTGGCTGCGTGAACTGGGCCATGACATCGAAGAGCCGGTTCCTTCTCTGTTTACCTTTAACATGCCGGATGAACCGATTAAGGAGTTAATGGGGGTTGTGGCGGAGCCGGTTGCTATAAAAATTATGGGTTCTAACCTGAGCAGCAGCGGTCCATTACTCATTACGCATTGGGGGATGAGCGGGCCGGCTGTCCTGAAGTTATCGGCTTTTGGAGCACGAGATTTCCACGAAATGGACTACGAGTTCAAGATCCTGGTCAACTGGACAGGGGAAAGGCCGGAGCAGGAAGTGCGGAGTATTTTGAAAGAAGTCGAAGACAATCACCCCAAAAAGAAAATTTCAAATGTAAATCCATTTGAGCTGCCGGGCAGGCTTTGGGAATTCCTGCTGGGCAAACTTAATTTAGGTGATGATATGATCTGGCAAAACATGGGCAAAAAGAACATCAACCGGTTGGTACACTTGCTCACTAACGATGTGTATCAGGTTAAAGGGAAAACTACTTTTAAGGAAGAGTTTGTAACCTGTGGTGGTATAAGTTTGACGGATGTAGATATGAAAACCATGGAGAGCCGAAAATCACCGGATCTTTATTTTGCAGGTGAAGTGCTGGATATCGATGGCGTAACAGGCGGTTTCAACTTTCAGGCTGCATGGACTACCGGTTATATAGCGGGGAAGTTGGGTTAA
- a CDS encoding ribbon-helix-helix domain-containing protein — translation MSIRIPDEKRKKLKAIASLEGKSMSGLVSELIDEYVDDAMKRLEEEGDIAQIMKVSEPSFSEWDNDEDEVYNDL, via the coding sequence ATGAGTATTCGAATTCCGGATGAGAAAAGAAAAAAGCTAAAAGCCATTGCTTCACTGGAAGGAAAATCCATGAGCGGATTAGTAAGCGAACTCATTGATGAATATGTTGATGATGCCATGAAGCGATTAGAAGAAGAGGGCGATATAGCGCAGATCATGAAAGTCAGCGAACCCTCATTTTCTGAATGGGACAATGACGAAGATGAGGTGTATAATGACCTTTAG
- a CDS encoding RluA family pseudouridine synthase yields MEKKAGKDRQSTIYEHTVPDGQHTDIRLDKYITSFVENASRTKVQEAIKDGYVEVNGNKEKPSYIMQPGDEIFIELPQPPPPEAKPEKMDLNIVYEDDEIIIVNKEAGMVVHPAYGNWSGTMVNGLMYHVDELAGDDEDENLRPGIVHRLDKDTSGLLVVAKNDETLAKLSGLFQEKDVERTYWAIVWGTPEEEGTIEGDIGRSKRDRKLMTVKPEGQGKSAVTHYKVLEYFDYLSLVEVKLETGRTHQIRVHFAHLGHHVFGDPTYGGTSVRYGPNTGSRKSMFHNLITGLGRQALHAKTLGFEHPATGEMVSFDSELPKDFQHVLTMLRENCKQEY; encoded by the coding sequence ATGGAAAAGAAAGCAGGCAAAGACCGACAGAGTACAATATACGAACACACCGTCCCGGACGGTCAGCATACTGATATCCGTCTGGATAAATATATTACCTCCTTTGTGGAAAATGCTTCACGGACAAAAGTACAGGAAGCTATCAAAGATGGCTATGTGGAAGTGAATGGGAATAAGGAAAAACCCTCGTACATCATGCAGCCCGGAGATGAAATTTTCATCGAGCTGCCACAGCCCCCTCCTCCGGAAGCCAAGCCTGAGAAAATGGATCTTAATATTGTTTATGAGGATGATGAGATTATCATCGTGAACAAAGAAGCCGGAATGGTGGTGCACCCCGCATATGGAAACTGGTCGGGTACTATGGTCAACGGCCTGATGTATCATGTGGATGAGCTGGCCGGTGATGATGAGGATGAGAACCTGCGTCCGGGCATCGTTCATCGACTGGATAAAGACACCAGTGGATTGTTGGTTGTTGCCAAGAACGATGAGACGTTGGCTAAACTCAGCGGTTTGTTTCAGGAGAAAGATGTGGAACGAACCTACTGGGCTATCGTCTGGGGAACCCCGGAAGAAGAAGGCACCATCGAAGGTGATATTGGCCGATCCAAACGCGACCGGAAGCTGATGACCGTGAAGCCGGAAGGACAGGGCAAATCAGCCGTTACCCATTACAAAGTACTTGAATATTTTGACTACCTGAGCCTGGTTGAAGTGAAGCTGGAAACAGGACGTACACATCAAATCAGGGTGCACTTTGCGCATTTAGGTCATCATGTATTTGGGGATCCGACCTATGGCGGAACCTCAGTTCGGTACGGGCCAAATACCGGTTCCCGAAAATCCATGTTTCATAATCTGATCACCGGACTTGGCCGGCAAGCTCTTCATGCCAAAACCCTGGGATTTGAACATCCTGCAACCGGCGAAATGGTAAGTTTTGATTCAGAGTTACCTAAAGATTTCCAGCATGTACTAACGATGCTCCGGGAAAACTGTAAGCAAGAATACTAA
- a CDS encoding CNNM domain-containing protein encodes MGLLIFYLILAIGVSFLCSILEAVLLSITPSFVAVLEREDAKSGKILRDLKQDIDRPLSAILSLNTIAHTVGAAGVGAQAQVVFGNAYVSITSAILTLLILVFSEIIPKTLGATYWKKLSGFAARVTNVLIYITYPLVLLSQGITKILSSEEKQPTVSREEFSAMADVGFEEGVFEEGESNIFKNLIRFRSLRVKDIMTPRIVVVKFQEDQTIKEILDKKDELRVSRMPVFGEDDEDITGYVLKNDLYYNLSEENGDKKLKEIKREVLIVPETISLKTLFERLLEKQEHIAVVVDEYGGLSGVVTMEDVVETLLGMEIVDEIDAIEDMQKLARQKWRERAKRLGIVLPEKLKQQSEKA; translated from the coding sequence ATGGGATTACTGATTTTTTATTTGATACTGGCTATTGGAGTCTCCTTTTTGTGCTCCATTCTGGAAGCCGTACTACTTTCCATTACGCCATCATTTGTGGCCGTGCTGGAGCGGGAAGATGCCAAAAGTGGAAAGATACTGCGCGATTTAAAGCAGGATATCGATCGCCCGCTTTCTGCGATATTAAGCCTTAACACCATAGCGCACACCGTGGGTGCTGCCGGAGTAGGAGCCCAGGCACAGGTGGTATTTGGGAACGCCTACGTTAGTATTACCTCGGCTATACTCACCCTCCTGATTTTGGTGTTCTCTGAAATCATCCCCAAAACCCTTGGGGCTACCTACTGGAAAAAGTTGTCCGGTTTTGCAGCACGTGTTACTAATGTACTCATCTATATTACTTACCCCTTGGTGTTGCTGTCACAGGGAATCACAAAAATACTTTCCAGTGAAGAAAAACAACCCACGGTAAGTCGCGAAGAATTTAGCGCAATGGCGGACGTAGGATTTGAAGAAGGCGTTTTTGAAGAAGGTGAATCGAATATCTTTAAAAACCTGATTCGGTTTCGGTCGCTGCGAGTCAAGGATATTATGACGCCGCGTATAGTAGTGGTGAAATTTCAGGAAGATCAAACCATTAAAGAAATTCTGGATAAAAAAGACGAGCTGCGAGTATCCCGGATGCCTGTTTTTGGGGAAGATGATGAGGACATCACCGGCTATGTGTTGAAGAACGATCTGTATTATAATCTTTCGGAAGAGAACGGGGATAAAAAGCTGAAAGAAATAAAACGGGAGGTGCTGATTGTGCCGGAAACCATTTCCCTGAAAACCCTTTTTGAACGCCTTCTCGAGAAGCAGGAACACATTGCAGTGGTGGTTGACGAGTATGGTGGGCTGTCGGGTGTGGTGACCATGGAGGATGTGGTAGAAACCTTGCTGGGTATGGAAATAGTAGATGAGATTGATGCCATCGAAGACATGCAGAAGCTGGCTCGCCAAAAATGGAGAGAACGGGCTAAACGTCTCGGTATCGTTCTTCCGGAAAAGCTAAAACAACAGAGCGAGAAAGCTTAG
- a CDS encoding T9SS type A sorting domain-containing protein has translation MKRFILSVFLCLGITGMDVYAQVDYEDEIQPIFNASCNSCHSSGQNSFNSSSYDAVIASTSPASRYDGKHVLPGNANGSPLVDKIEPNPQFGSRMPQGGALSDEQISLIRQWIDEGANEVPTSNEVIAELPEGFELKGNYPNPFNPTTNITFRVPEAVSYQLKIYTAHGALVEEIAGNASAGETSVPVSFGNQPSGIYFYQLVAITANERYLLGSEKMTLIK, from the coding sequence ATGAAACGATTTATACTTTCTGTTTTTCTATGTTTAGGTATTACCGGCATGGACGTATATGCGCAGGTTGATTATGAGGACGAGATACAACCGATTTTCAACGCCAGTTGTAACAGTTGCCATAGTTCAGGGCAAAACAGCTTTAATTCCAGCTCTTATGATGCCGTGATTGCCAGTACAAGTCCGGCTAGCCGTTATGACGGTAAACATGTATTGCCGGGAAATGCAAATGGTAGTCCTTTAGTAGATAAAATTGAACCGAATCCTCAGTTTGGCTCACGAATGCCCCAGGGTGGTGCACTGAGTGATGAGCAAATCAGTCTTATAAGGCAATGGATTGACGAAGGAGCCAACGAAGTTCCAACGTCAAATGAAGTAATTGCCGAATTACCGGAGGGTTTCGAGCTAAAAGGAAATTATCCAAATCCATTTAATCCGACCACAAATATTACCTTTCGTGTACCCGAAGCGGTTTCATATCAGCTGAAAATATATACAGCTCATGGTGCTTTGGTTGAGGAGATTGCAGGAAATGCTTCAGCGGGTGAGACCTCGGTTCCGGTGAGTTTTGGCAATCAGCCATCGGGGATCTACTTTTATCAACTTGTGGCCATCACCGCTAACGAACGATATCTGCTGGGTTCCGAGAAAATGACGCTAATCAAATAG
- a CDS encoding aspartate kinase, with protein sequence MQINVLKFGGTSMADHKTWKQVLEIINKYEFPVVVVSATARTTRRLVEAGELAARGKLKEALEISDSIKERHNQIVEDFLKENPHEKNKLIKDSCRKNTEAKISKLNKLLTYTERQSTLSPQMKDAIAGMGEQISSYLLAQCGLALNMMTQHIEARKIIKTDAEYGKANPNLLEINQRCGSLETVLENGFIPIIGGFYGESPKKTITTLGFEGSDYTASLIGGAVNAETIEIWTDVSGIYTSDPRFIPEAKPLDEMSYFDATEMAYFGAKVLHPSTLKPAQERNIPVFVKNMFEPEAAGTKIIRESHHELDVLAMSFKRDIATLTISAYETVMGYSFLTKVFSVLEKHRLAVDAVNTTEASVTIALSDSALLDTLSKEFIEVGNVSLTKDKGLLTLIGCSVNSAQKLTEHIFGALGDIPLDLISFSKEKRILNLVLNNEELIEVAKRIHKKLF encoded by the coding sequence ATGCAGATTAACGTACTTAAATTTGGCGGCACTTCCATGGCCGACCACAAAACCTGGAAACAGGTATTAGAGATCATCAACAAATATGAATTTCCGGTGGTAGTTGTTTCCGCCACTGCGCGAACAACCCGGCGGTTGGTAGAAGCCGGTGAACTTGCCGCCCGTGGAAAGTTGAAAGAAGCACTGGAGATTTCTGATAGCATAAAAGAGCGGCATAATCAGATTGTTGAAGATTTCCTGAAAGAGAATCCTCACGAGAAAAATAAGCTGATCAAAGACAGCTGCCGGAAGAACACGGAAGCTAAAATCAGCAAGCTGAATAAACTGCTTACCTATACGGAGCGGCAGAGCACCCTTTCACCGCAAATGAAAGATGCGATTGCCGGGATGGGTGAACAAATTTCATCGTACCTGCTGGCTCAATGTGGACTTGCCCTAAATATGATGACGCAACATATCGAGGCTCGAAAAATCATCAAAACAGACGCTGAGTATGGAAAGGCCAATCCCAACCTGTTGGAAATAAATCAGCGTTGTGGTTCGCTGGAAACTGTTCTTGAAAACGGATTTATCCCCATCATCGGTGGTTTTTATGGCGAATCGCCAAAGAAAACCATTACCACTCTCGGGTTTGAGGGATCGGACTACACCGCCAGCCTGATTGGAGGCGCGGTTAATGCCGAAACCATCGAAATCTGGACCGATGTGAGTGGGATTTACACCAGCGATCCCCGGTTCATACCGGAAGCAAAACCCCTGGACGAAATGAGCTATTTTGATGCCACGGAAATGGCCTATTTTGGAGCAAAAGTACTACACCCATCTACTTTAAAACCGGCGCAGGAGCGGAACATCCCCGTGTTTGTGAAAAACATGTTTGAACCTGAAGCCGCCGGGACTAAGATCATTCGAGAATCTCATCACGAGCTGGATGTGCTGGCTATGTCGTTTAAGCGAGATATAGCTACACTTACCATCAGCGCATATGAAACGGTAATGGGCTACTCTTTTCTCACTAAAGTCTTTTCTGTTTTGGAAAAGCACCGGCTGGCCGTTGATGCCGTTAATACCACCGAAGCTTCTGTTACCATCGCCCTTTCCGACTCTGCTTTACTGGATACTCTGTCCAAAGAGTTTATAGAAGTTGGGAATGTAAGCCTGACAAAAGACAAGGGCCTGTTAACCCTGATTGGATGCTCTGTAAATTCTGCCCAAAAGCTGACTGAACATATTTTTGGCGCGCTTGGAGACATTCCCCTTGACCTGATTTCATTCAGCAAGGAAAAACGAATTCTCAACCTGGTTCTAAATAATGAAGAGCTGATCGAGGTTGCTAAGCGAATACATAAAAAGCTGTTCTAA